In Huiozyma naganishii CBS 8797 chromosome 5, complete genome, the genomic window TTTCTTAGATGTCATGACTGTTTTATTCTGTGACTCTGTAAAAAAGAGGGTACTCAATGCTTTGTTTCTAATCAAACTGTCCACGGAACAGTTGAACTGGCGTTATTCATTGAAGAGAAATTTCGATAATGCatttaaaaaaaaggtgtaatttcttgaaattAATAATACAATATTGCAACGTGGAACGTATGTATTCTATGTAAAAAGTATGTGAACTGTGTGAAtgcatatatatgtatTGGCTGATTGTCATTATGCAAGCACGTCTTGTTGTTCGGGTTCTAATTCGTTGTCCTGGCCAAATAACTCGTTAAACTGTAAGAAGTGAACCGGACGATGCAATTCATTGTAAAACTCAAGCGGGATGCCTAAGTCAATGTCGACCTCCAAATTAGCATTGAAGCTGGCCCCCATCAAAGCATAATTCCATATCTGTTCGTAAGGAACCATGAAGTTACCCATAATCCGGTCCGATAGCAACAGCTGAGCGTGTTTGCTGAACGTTGGCTCGAATCCCTGGGGCATCATGTCAATGACCTCTTGATTTTGTAAACCCCATGCAAACCCTTCGTCGGTCAAATTATAGGCGGACAGTGAAATGGATCCAGATCTTGAGCAGATCGCTAGATCAATAGGATTGGCGGCTGCGTTGTTCTTAAACATTTTAGAGTGGGCAGAGACTTCAAACGCAGACATAAATTTCAAGTCTTCAAACTGCGTATGCATCCATCCTAGTAGCTCCAAGTCATTCAGGGCTTCCGAAGACCCTTCCTCGAGCACGCGACCTAAAGTGACGTCCCTTGTCGTACCCAGTTGAGGAGCCAGAACAACTGTCTTTATTTCCTTAATATTCGGATGATCCTTTGGAGACTTACCATAGATATAGGCACCTATTTGTATTTTGACGTCCGATATTTCGATGAACTTCTGTAAAATATTCTTTGGAATAATATAAAtgttcttttcttcgatAAATTCTTCGGACGAAACATAAATGTTCTTCAATCTCAAATATAGAAGACTGTTGGCAATTGCATTCTCTCGCCAGTCGTTTTTTGAATTGTAAGACTGGTTTTCGTAGTTAGATGATGTTACAACGACAATTTCCTCGCCTTGGGCATTAATGGCCTTCGTTTTCATGAGAGAAGTTGCACCAGTAACATCTTCAGTGGTCCCGTCCTTACCGTTAGCATCCTCAGCTCTAGCCGCAGCTAGTTCCGCCATCTTTTGTCTTTTCACGGAAGGAGCCTTGATGTTTTGGCCCAAAATCAAGTCTTTTATTTCGGTTTGTGTTAAGGCGGAAATATTGACATTGTACTTTTTACCATATTCATCCAAAATCAAATCACGCATCTCGGTCTCGATATTTATCCATTGTTCATCTGAAAAAGATGGCCATAAATGATGGGTCTTAATCACAATAGTTGGGTCTCTTAATAAAGCCAGTTTTGCTCTTTCTTCATTGGCCTTTAGAGCACGTAGTAACAGAATCAACCTTGAAAATGCAGTGTAAGAAGAAACTCTGTCCAACCAGTCATCGTAAATATTAAACAAAACCATTTGAGGCTCTGTCGCCCTCAAAACAACGTCAGATAGTTTGTCAATAGACATTGAAGCCGAAAACGGAAGTCTTAGCTCTGTAGGTCTAATGgaaatatttggaaaatcGAGCATGTGGACTTCCAGAGGATCCAACATGGCTTTCCTCGTAACAATGACCTGTTTgggttgttcttctttcgGTAGAGATCTCACTAAGGCACTAACCTCCTCAGCAGTCTTCCATTTTGCAAGTTGACTCAAACGTTTCTGGCCAGCCCATACAGAAGTATGGATAATTTTTAAGAATAGATGGCCCGTTTTCGGattcaaagtgaaaatGCAACCGTTGATTGGTTTTGTTGCGACATTTCCCTCGAAGGTTTTGTGAACAGCAACCCGATAGACATTGGTGTCATCGACAAACAGTTTCGTATCATTGTTGAATAACTCTGCATAGTTTGAGGAGTTCAAGAAGGGCTCCTGGACATTAGACTGATATATTTGTAAACCCTTTCTTATACGTTCACGTAAAACGTAGAGTGCCGGGTTTGCCTTCATAATGGTCTTCATACTATTTTGCACTAAAGGTTTTAGTCCGTTAAACCAGTTACCATATGCGTCGTACATGTTGTATGCCAGGTCAATACCGATCATGACACCCGTTGGGGACGGGTACATACTCACGTTGTCGGTGGTATAATCCAAAAACTTGGCGCGAACATAACGGGAAATGTCGTGAGAGTCATAATCACCGTATCGTAATTGAACGTCAAACCACACCTTATTTGTAACAGCCGCATCAAACTTATCATTTGTAGAATGTAGCAAAGAAGGTCTGGACACCTCCCATTGGTACAAACTATCAAGCGTGACATCTGCGGCAGAGGAGTTCATTTTGTAAGATTTCCGCGGATGAATGGTTTCTTTGGTAACAGACTCTATTTGCAAAGCATCCATTTCACCATCTAGAATCTGGCAAATATCGAAAACTATGCTCTCGTGTATCTTTTGCCACAGATGTGCACGGAAAATCTGTATCAAGGAAATTTTTAGTGTCGGAATTTTACCATGTAAGAATATACCTGTTAAGTCTAGCTGGACGACAAAACCCACATAGACATTGGCTCTGTTGATCGTTGGGGACCACCACAGAGTGAAACGACGATTAGGAATCTGAGATAAACCAGTACGTTGTGCATGAgttaattttttgaactgCATTGAATCCTCAAAACCTGAGGCTTTTTCCCAAAATAGACCTTCCCAAGAATTAAATCCGGTACCTTTGAACAAAGTATGCTCTAAAATAGTTTCGATACCACCCAGTGCCTGAATAACATCAGTACGGTACGAATTGAGATTCCATAATTTCCCATCATGATGGGAACTAGTCCACCAAAATGGATTATTTCTCTCTACAGAGTACTctttaaaaattttccgGATTCTGTGACCTCTATCATATGCTAGTGTGTGACGATCTTTCTGAAATAAGGTACTGATACGTGGAATACCTCTATCCCACGAACCTTCTAACTCTTCAAAACCTAGTCTACGGTTTTGTTGTATTGCCTCCTGTCGTTTCGCCGCGTATTCTGCCCATACCCTTTGAGAATCAAGAAACTCATTTTCCCAAGTGGTTATGTACCTGAAGATAGTTGGAATCAATTTTTCATCCTTGTGGGTCATACCAGCTCTAAAATGTGTAATACCTGTGTCAGTTTGCTTAGACCAGGTTAAATCGGAGGTTGGGATTAATATATGGGATGCACTTATCATTCCCAGCCCACCCAACTCCTTGGGGGTGTAAAAAACGGCAGGTGGGAAACGCGTGGGCATTTTGGAGTTCAAGCCCAGTTTGACCCGGTTCTGTATCCTCGTTTCCGCTTTCACTAGGATATCCAATAATGGTTCTGTAGCGACGATGGCTTCTCTAAAGTAGGTAAACAATGAAATGACAGAAGTATTCCACTTCGCGGCAATCTTGGTAAACGTTGACGATCCTGCAGACATTAAGATACCCTTAATTCTACTCTCGAACTTCTTGACTTCTTCGTCAGACACCTTTAAGTAGGCTTTAGTGGTTCTCTGTTTAGTGTTTTCATCAACTAAATCCCAAACCCCTTCGTCTGTGCTCAAAACTTCGTCCCCTCTAAATCTTGGTAATAAACGAACTTCAAAGCCACACATTTCGAATAGCAGATTAGGGTTGTTTTTACTATATACTGACACAAAGGTATTCTCCCAAGTTATTGCCGTTAATGAATTAGGGACTCTACCTTCGATCTCCCAAAAAGTTGCCCTGCCCAGGTTCACATCTTGACGCATCAATCTCATTCTGGAATCTCGCGGCCAACATTTCTTGTTATTGTATCCTATAGCATTTTCGAAATTTGGATCTGGATTTTCAGAAAGGTAGTCATTTGTCAATTCATCtgcttgttcttcctcAAAATGAAATAAAATATGAATTTTATCAAGGTACCGGGAATATAGCCGTATTGGGTGttttttctcaatttctAGGCTTTTGAATTGCATGAAAGGGTTCGGATTCGTTGGAGGACCTGCTATATCAGTTGCACGGTCATTCCCAAGAATCAGAAGATCCATAATTAAGCCATAATATTGAAAGACAAAGGAAGCAAACTGTAAACCTTTGATCAATCCGTATTTGTTGACATGGCTcatatctttgaagttgatgatAACATTGTTTTTGGCAGTGATGTAGTCGGCCAGGTTCGGATCCATTATGAGTCTGAGTAGTCGATTCAATAAAGTGAaatcaattttttcagctAGGTCGTCGAGCTTTGTCTCAAGCATAACAGTGGACCCCCCGTTAGAGACGTTCCAGACGTCCTTAACGTTGTTTATACCTTGTGACCACTTATAAACAAGCAGCGGTGGaatttcatcatcactgGGCTTGACCCAATTGGGAAACAAATTGCGTTGGTCCGATTCAAACCATAAATATTGATCCAAATAGGCATCTGTTATCTTTTCCAATGGATCGATTGCGTACAGTGGTGATATTGATTGATAGTGTTCCATCATGGATATATCTACAGGCTTGAATACTCTCTGTGTCAATAAATATTTCTTCACCCTGGTTAAAGTATCATGTGGGTTGTCATAAGCTTCTTCTATTAATGCCAGTTCTTCTCTCTCGGCCGAGTTCAACCGAACTTTGGCACCGTACGAATCCTTTAAACTTTCCAATGCAAGAACTAATATTTTTGTGTCATTCTTATAGGTTAGGGGTGGGAAAGATATTGGGGAAAAATCGCGAGACTCTAGCCATTCCACCGTAGCGGAGAATATAGCAGTGGCCTCATTGGGAGAAATTTCGGGACCGTTCTTCTCAatttgttgctgtctctCTTGCTCGTTTTTCAACCAGAGCCTCGTTAGT contains:
- the PRP8 gene encoding U4/U6-U5 snRNP complex subunit PRP8 (similar to Saccharomyces cerevisiae PRP8 (YHR165C); ancestral locus Anc_5.73) — translated: MGLSDFSGPPPPPPPPPGANDSDGEDNIISHLPPPPPPPGINDDEGDDSSNENMFSLAPPSPPPPPPPPGFNDEDFGVQASAPPPPPPGLETENTAPVGKRRFLEDTSAKHGNDKKQKISRGYNKVNKKLNKRKGGLVHSHKVDMPPEHLRKIIESHTDMTSQRYNYDKKAFLGALKYMPHAVLKLLESMPQPWEATKEVKVLYHVSGAITFVNEAPRVIEPIYNAQWSTMWISMRREKRDRSHFKRMRFPPFDDDEPPVSYPDHIQNLEAMDGIALDLDPTDDKNVRDWLYDTRPLIDNLARVNGTSYKRWTLDLNIMSNLHRLSTPLIDEIIDNNYYYLFNKNAFLTSKALNSSIPGGPKFEPLYPHEEEEDYNEFNSIDRIIFRNPIRSEYRIAFPHLYNSRPRCVEIPWYHDSLSYVIKRENVAKDNFFHFDSSLNPILFDDVPQHMIRNETKKSESDYTKCIKPLMCKEDLCLSGTEDAISLYHAPYPFNRRSGKMVRAQDVALIKKWYLKHPDEEYPVKVRVSYQKLLKNYVANELKEKKNSHTKTKPKKKLLKQLRNTKYFQQTTVDWMEAALQLCRQGHNMLNLLIHRKGLTYLHLDYNFNLKPTKTLTTKERKKSRFGNAFHLMREILKMIKLIVDAHVQFRMGNVDSYQLADAVHYIFNHLGQLTGIYRYKYKVMHQIRACKDLKHVVYHRFNKIIGKGPGSGFWQPSWRVWIFFMRGIIPLLERWLENLLIRQFEGRSNEVIKSATKQRSEAYYDLELRASVMNDIMDMIPEGIRQNKARTILQHLSEAWRCWKANIPWDVPGMPEPIKNIIERYVKAKADGWVSSAHYNRERIKSGAHIEKTVAKKNLGRLTRLWLKNEQERQQQIEKNGPEISPNEATAIFSATVEWLESRDFSPISFPPLTYKNDTKILVLALESLKDSYGAKVRLNSAEREELALIEEAYDNPHDTLTRVKKYLLTQRVFKPVDISMMEHYQSISPLYAIDPLEKITDAYLDQYLWFESDQRNLFPNWVKPSDDEIPPLLVYKWSQGINNVKDVWNVSNGGSTVMLETKLDDLAEKIDFTLLNRLLRLIMDPNLADYITAKNNVIINFKDMSHVNKYGLIKGLQFASFVFQYYGLIMDLLILGNDRATDIAGPPTNPNPFMQFKSLEIEKKHPIRLYSRYLDKIHILFHFEEEQADELTNDYLSENPDPNFENAIGYNNKKCWPRDSRMRLMRQDVNLGRATFWEIEGRVPNSLTAITWENTFVSVYSKNNPNLLFEMCGFEVRLLPRFRGDEVLSTDEGVWDLVDENTKQRTTKAYLKVSDEEVKKFESRIKGILMSAGSSTFTKIAAKWNTSVISLFTYFREAIVATEPLLDILVKAETRIQNRVKLGLNSKMPTRFPPAVFYTPKELGGLGMISASHILIPTSDLTWSKQTDTGITHFRAGMTHKDEKLIPTIFRYITTWENEFLDSQRVWAEYAAKRQEAIQQNRRLGFEELEGSWDRGIPRISTLFQKDRHTLAYDRGHRIRKIFKEYSVERNNPFWWTSSHHDGKLWNLNSYRTDVIQALGGIETILEHTLFKGTGFNSWEGLFWEKASGFEDSMQFKKLTHAQRTGLSQIPNRRFTLWWSPTINRANVYVGFVVQLDLTGIFLHGKIPTLKISLIQIFRAHLWQKIHESIVFDICQILDGEMDALQIESVTKETIHPRKSYKMNSSAADVTLDSLYQWEVSRPSLLHSTNDKFDAAVTNKVWFDVQLRYGDYDSHDISRYVRAKFLDYTTDNVSMYPSPTGVMIGIDLAYNMYDAYGNWFNGLKPLVQNSMKTIMKANPALYVLRERIRKGLQIYQSNVQEPFLNSSNYAELFNNDTKLFVDDTNVYRVAVHKTFEGNVATKPINGCIFTLNPKTGHLFLKIIHTSVWAGQKRLSQLAKWKTAEEVSALVRSLPKEEQPKQVIVTRKAMLDPLEVHMLDFPNISIRPTELRLPFSASMSIDKLSDVVLRATEPQMVLFNIYDDWLDRVSSYTAFSRLILLLRALKANEERAKLALLRDPTIVIKTHHLWPSFSDEQWINIETEMRDLILDEYGKKYNVNISALTQTEIKDLILGQNIKAPSVKRQKMAELAAARAEDANGKDGTTEDVTGATSLMKTKAINAQGEEIVVVTSSNYENQSYNSKNDWRENAIANSLLYLRLKNIYVSSEEFIEEKNIYIIPKNILQKFIEISDVKIQIGAYIYGKSPKDHPNIKEIKTVVLAPQLGTTRDVTLGRVLEEGSSEALNDLELLGWMHTQFEDLKFMSAFEVSAHSKMFKNNAAANPIDLAICSRSGSISLSAYNLTDEGFAWGLQNQEVIDMMPQGFEPTFSKHAQLLLSDRIMGNFMVPYEQIWNYALMGASFNANLEVDIDLGIPLEFYNELHRPVHFLQFNELFGQDNELEPEQQDVLA